A region of Polyodon spathula isolate WHYD16114869_AA chromosome 4, ASM1765450v1, whole genome shotgun sequence DNA encodes the following proteins:
- the LOC121314962 gene encoding growth/differentiation factor 6-A-like has translation MDALRAAVFVVLLVTCLWDLPCIQPAAIVPSPIPRSNKGGRMPKDGRKAPTFLKEILAASPSRSHHPDPMKHGAVVPHEYMLSIYRTYSAAEKLGINASFFRSSKSANTITSFVDRGQDDLSHSSLRRQTYLFDVSTLSDKEELVGAELRIFRKVPGDFQVAHTGLYGIQLLPCRSKQLLDSKTLDLQDAHRPGWEVLNVWGMFKNRQHSPHKNQVCFELKANLGTPEREVDLRNLGFGRKARRQQEKAILVVFTRSKKKENLFSEIKEKMKSSQNEEKSEFRFKTKRRRRTAFNNRHGKRHGKKSKSRCSRKPLHVNFKELGWDDWIIAPLDYEAYHCEGVCDFPLRSHLEPTNHAIIQTLMNSMDPNSTPPSCCVPSKLSPISILYIDSGNNVVYKQYEDMVVESCGCR, from the exons ATGGATGCCCTCAGAGCTGCCGTCTTCGTTGTCCTCCTTGTTACCTGCTTGTGGGATTTACCTTGTATCCAGCCAGCTGCTATAGTCCCATCTCCGATACCGAGAAGCAACAAGGGGGGCAGGATGCCAAAAGATGGGAGGAAGGCACCCACATTTCTTAAAGAGATATTAGCAGCTTCTCCCAGCCGAAGCCATCACCCGGATCCGATGAAACACGGTGCAGTTGTGCCCCACGAGTATATGTTGTCTATTTATAGGACTTactctgcagctgaaaaactCGGGATAAACGCAAGTTTTTTCCGGTCTTCAAAGTCTGCTAACACCATAACCAGTTTTGTGGACAGAGGACAAG ACGATCTCTCGCACTCCTCTCTGCGAAGACAAACGTATCTGTTTGATGTCTCAACTCTCTCAGACAAAGAGGAGTTAGTGGGAGCTGAATTAAGGATATTTAGAAAAGTGCCCGGGGATTTCCAAGTGGCTCACACAGGCCTGTACGGTATTCAATTACTCCCCTGTCGTTCAAAACAGCTACTGGATTCAAAAACTCTTGATCTGCAGGATGCTCACAGACCCGGATGGGAAGTTCTAAATGTCTGGGGAATGTTTAAAAACCGCCAACACTCACCACACAAGAACCAAGTCTGTTTCGAGCTAAAGGCTAATTTAGGGACACCAGAAAGGGAAGTGGACTTAAGGAACCTTGGCTTTGGCAGAAAGGCGCGTCGGCAGCAGGAGAAAGCAATTCTCGTGGTATTCACCAGgtccaagaaaaaagaaaacctcttcagcgaaataaaagaaaaaatgaagtcttctcagaatgaagaaaaaagtgAATTTCGGTTCAAAACCAAGCGGAGGAGAAGGACTGCCTTTAATAACCGTCATGGAAAGAGGCATGGTAAAAAGTCCAAGTCAAGGTGCAGCAGAAAACCGTTACATGTGAATTTTAAAGAACTGGGGTGGGACGACTGGATCATAGCGCCACTGGACTATGAAGCGTATCACTGTGAGGGCGTGTGTGACTTTCCTCTCAGATCGCACCTAGAGCCAACCAACCACGCTATAATACAAACGCTAATGAACTCAATGGACCCCAATTCTACACCGCCGAGTTGCTGTGTGCCTTCGAAACTAAGCCCCATCAGTATTCTATACATTGACTCTGGCAATAACGTTGTTTATAAACAGTATGAAGACATGGTAGTGGAATCGTGTGGCTGCAGGTAG